From Paenibacillus physcomitrellae, the proteins below share one genomic window:
- a CDS encoding class I SAM-dependent methyltransferase, which yields MNLYKEVYNANFISLLRQQFRYCGSVLDVGCGLGLLWDHYDCNIIVAMDIHRPYLENLRKTSAFVLPIVADARQIGSLLMPRSVDAVALIDSLEHLSKGDARKVLSAAEKIARQRVVIFTPRGFFPQESLDNYGLKGEKFQTHQSGWEPEEFMQRGYRVIVLKGFHNAQNASFRAAFGENAPPVDAILAYKIIKDK from the coding sequence TTGAACCTGTATAAGGAAGTTTACAACGCCAATTTCATTTCGCTGCTCCGGCAGCAGTTCCGTTATTGCGGATCCGTGCTGGATGTTGGCTGCGGATTGGGCCTCCTGTGGGACCATTATGACTGTAATATCATTGTGGCTATGGATATTCATCGTCCTTATCTGGAGAATCTGCGCAAAACCTCGGCTTTTGTGCTGCCGATTGTGGCGGATGCCCGTCAAATCGGTTCGCTGCTGATGCCGCGGTCCGTCGATGCTGTCGCGCTGATTGATTCGCTTGAGCATCTTTCCAAGGGGGATGCGCGGAAAGTGCTGAGTGCCGCCGAGAAAATTGCCCGGCAGCGGGTGGTTATTTTTACGCCGAGAGGATTCTTTCCACAGGAAAGTCTGGATAACTACGGGCTGAAGGGCGAGAAGTTCCAAACTCATCAAAGCGGCTGGGAGCCGGAAGAGTTCATGCAGCGCGGATACAGGGTGATCGTGCTTAAAGGTTTTCATAACGCCCAAAATGCTTCCTTCCGTGCGGCTTTCGGCGAGAATGCACCTCCGGTGGATGCGATTCTTGCGTACAAAATCATTAAAGATAAATGA
- a CDS encoding NAD-dependent epimerase/dehydratase family protein → MAKETILITGAAGFTGRHACRHFAGQGYEVVGAVRSLEGLEAVPGVKYVVCDLKDYESVRKLVDKAQADHVLHLGGKNAVKQSWEQPIDYMETNVMGVFYLLEALRKSGKQSRVVVAHSRLRFQLTDHPVPNHPYGLSKSLGGMAALCWGQLFGQEVIIGEPANLVGPGPSTGICALLAKHIAAEEQTYTGRPFRLSSGLERRDFLDIRDAVLAYELLLKVGRSRVIYPICSGRERTLRETADSFSRLARVPVTIEEGDASPVPSSEEMQGPEELIKLGFKPTVSWEKSVQDIVAYWRSGLR, encoded by the coding sequence ATGGCTAAAGAAACGATTCTGATTACCGGGGCGGCCGGCTTTACCGGCCGTCATGCCTGCCGGCATTTCGCCGGGCAGGGGTATGAGGTGGTTGGGGCGGTCCGGAGTCTGGAAGGGCTTGAGGCTGTACCCGGCGTCAAATATGTGGTCTGCGATCTGAAGGATTATGAATCCGTACGGAAGCTCGTTGATAAGGCGCAGGCGGATCATGTGCTGCATCTGGGCGGGAAGAACGCCGTCAAGCAGTCATGGGAGCAGCCTATCGACTATATGGAAACCAATGTGATGGGCGTATTCTATCTGCTGGAGGCGCTGCGCAAGAGCGGGAAACAAAGCCGAGTGGTCGTAGCCCATTCCCGTCTCCGGTTTCAACTGACCGATCATCCGGTTCCGAACCACCCTTATGGGCTGAGCAAGTCGCTTGGCGGCATGGCGGCTTTATGCTGGGGGCAGCTGTTCGGGCAGGAGGTCATTATCGGTGAACCGGCAAATCTGGTCGGCCCCGGCCCTTCAACGGGCATTTGCGCTCTGCTTGCCAAACACATTGCGGCTGAAGAGCAGACCTACACCGGCCGCCCGTTCCGCTTGTCCTCGGGCCTTGAACGCCGTGATTTTCTGGATATAAGGGACGCGGTTCTGGCCTATGAGCTTCTGCTCAAGGTTGGGCGAAGCCGCGTAATTTATCCGATTTGCTCAGGCAGGGAACGCACATTGCGGGAAACCGCGGACAGCTTCAGCCGCCTGGCCCGAGTTCCTGTAACGATAGAAGAAGGGGATGCCTCTCCGGTTCCTTCGTCAGAGGAGATGCAGGGGCCTGAGGAGCTCATCAAGCTGGGATTTAAGCCAACCGTATCCTGGGAGAAGTCGGTTCAAGATATTGTTGCTTACTGGCGCAGCGGGCTGCGTTAA
- a CDS encoding dTDP-4-dehydrorhamnose reductase family protein, with product MKLLIFGGNGMAGHILVQYFRESASHHVFYTTRDAADNGGILLDVQDPGKVEQAVALVRPDVIINAVGVLNQFAERDVIGAYEINGLLPHRLQRAADRYGARLIHISTDCVFLGDRGSYTEHDQPDGVSKYALTKALGEVKEGRHLTIRTSIIGPEIRRDGIGLMEWFLGQTGEVHGYQKVLWNGVTTLQLAKVIEEVLDQPLSGLIHLAHPEKVSKHDLLKLMQKVWNKQDVNILPEDATVLDRTLVSTRSDVAFDLPDYEAMLSELAEWMKQHG from the coding sequence ATGAAGCTTTTAATTTTTGGCGGGAACGGAATGGCCGGGCATATACTTGTGCAATATTTCCGGGAGTCCGCTTCCCATCACGTTTTCTATACGACACGTGATGCAGCCGATAACGGCGGGATTCTGCTGGATGTCCAGGACCCCGGGAAGGTGGAACAGGCGGTCGCGCTTGTTCGTCCCGATGTCATCATCAACGCGGTTGGCGTGCTGAACCAGTTTGCCGAACGCGATGTAATCGGAGCTTATGAAATCAACGGTTTGCTGCCGCATCGCCTTCAGCGGGCGGCGGACCGTTACGGGGCTAGATTGATTCATATCAGCACCGACTGTGTGTTTCTCGGCGACCGCGGTTCCTATACCGAACACGATCAGCCCGACGGGGTTTCGAAATATGCGCTGACCAAAGCGCTGGGCGAGGTTAAGGAAGGGCGGCATTTGACCATTCGTACTTCCATCATAGGACCTGAAATCCGGAGGGATGGAATCGGTCTGATGGAATGGTTTCTGGGGCAGACCGGGGAAGTTCACGGCTATCAAAAGGTGCTCTGGAACGGCGTTACGACGCTTCAGCTGGCGAAGGTGATCGAGGAGGTGCTCGATCAGCCGTTGTCCGGACTGATTCACCTGGCGCATCCGGAGAAGGTCAGCAAACATGACCTGCTGAAGCTGATGCAGAAGGTCTGGAACAAACAGGACGTGAACATTTTACCGGAGGATGCAACCGTACTTGATCGTACGCTTGTTTCTACCCGCAGTGACGTGGCTTTCGATCTGCCTGATTACGAGGCGATGTTGTCCGAATTGGCAGAGTGGATGAAGCAGCATGGCTAA
- a CDS encoding polysaccharide biosynthesis protein has protein sequence MFNNQVILVTGGTGSWGYELIKQLLPQNPKEIIIYSRSESTQVAMSRAFEDHRLTFRIGDIRDREALTAACKNVDYVFHLAALKHVPVCEDQPYEALKTNVVGTQNVIEAAVENHVKKVIYISTDKAANPSNFYGMTKAIGEKLIVYANLLPSDTQFVCVRGGNVLGTNGSVVHLFMNQIKNKGQVRITDMNMTRFFLTLPDAIKLLFKASVESVGGEIFVMTMPTCRIVDLAEVLIEASGRDNVEIIETGTRPGEKIHEILMSDFESLSTVVYDNEYLVILPTLDIPNLKDRYKSYPLVSFSSFSSDKNLMDKKEIKEILVRGGFLE, from the coding sequence ATGTTTAATAATCAGGTTATTTTGGTGACAGGCGGTACCGGATCCTGGGGGTATGAGCTGATCAAGCAGCTGCTGCCGCAAAATCCGAAGGAAATCATTATTTATTCCCGCAGCGAGTCGACGCAGGTGGCCATGAGCCGCGCGTTTGAGGATCACAGATTAACCTTTAGAATCGGCGATATCCGGGACAGGGAAGCTTTGACGGCTGCCTGCAAAAATGTCGATTATGTGTTTCACTTAGCTGCGCTGAAGCATGTGCCGGTTTGTGAAGACCAGCCTTATGAGGCGCTGAAAACCAACGTGGTTGGCACACAGAACGTAATTGAAGCTGCGGTTGAGAATCATGTCAAGAAGGTCATTTATATATCGACCGACAAAGCGGCGAATCCATCGAATTTCTACGGCATGACCAAAGCCATCGGCGAAAAGCTGATTGTATACGCTAATCTCTTGCCTTCAGATACACAGTTCGTCTGTGTACGCGGCGGAAATGTGCTGGGCACAAACGGCAGCGTGGTCCATCTGTTTATGAATCAAATCAAAAACAAAGGCCAGGTTCGCATTACGGATATGAATATGACACGTTTCTTCCTCACTCTTCCGGATGCGATCAAGCTGCTGTTTAAAGCTTCGGTGGAAAGCGTTGGCGGGGAAATCTTCGTCATGACTATGCCGACCTGCCGCATTGTGGATCTTGCGGAAGTGCTGATTGAAGCCTCCGGACGCGACAACGTGGAAATCATCGAAACAGGAACCCGCCCGGGCGAGAAAATCCACGAAATTCTGATGAGCGATTTCGAAAGTCTGTCAACGGTCGTTTATGATAACGAATATTTGGTCATTTTGCCTACCTTGGACATTCCAAACCTGAAAGACCGTTATAAATCCTACCCGCTTGTTTCCTTCAGCAGCTTCAGCTCGGATAAAAATCTGATGGATAAAAAGGAGATCAAGGAGATCCTCGTTCGAGGGGGGTTCCTTGAATGA
- the wecB gene encoding non-hydrolyzing UDP-N-acetylglucosamine 2-epimerase yields the protein MKIMTILGTRPEIIRLSLIIPLLDRFADQHILVHTGQNFTASLSGVFFSELGLRAPDYVLQDRQASLGEQLAAMFAGMEDILNNERPDKVLLLGDTNSALCAVLAERMGIPVIHMEAGNRCFDLDVPEEKNRKVIDAISSINMPYTEQSKQHLIREGVPGPRIVLTGNPIYEVMKHFEPQVEASDVLGRLGLAPGEYFLVTTHRAENVDRPEHLLEIMKGLNAVAEEYGLPLICSLHPRTKSKMGKDFNLAMHKLVQFHEPFGFFDFVKLERHAKCALTDSGTVQEECCIMHVPTVTLRKTTERPETVDCGSNIVSGLDAQAIAKAVRIMTASDTDWEVPGGYLTEHVSQKVVKFLLGGKMHV from the coding sequence ATGAAAATCATGACGATCCTGGGGACACGTCCTGAAATTATCCGGCTCAGTTTAATTATCCCCCTTCTGGACCGCTTTGCAGATCAGCATATTCTTGTTCATACCGGCCAGAACTTTACGGCTTCACTAAGCGGCGTTTTCTTCTCCGAGCTGGGTCTGCGTGCTCCCGATTATGTGCTTCAGGACCGGCAGGCCTCGCTTGGAGAGCAGCTTGCGGCCATGTTCGCAGGGATGGAGGACATTCTGAATAACGAACGCCCCGACAAGGTCCTGCTGCTCGGGGATACCAATAGCGCACTTTGTGCGGTGTTGGCGGAACGGATGGGGATTCCGGTCATTCACATGGAAGCGGGGAACCGCTGCTTTGACCTTGACGTTCCCGAAGAGAAGAACCGCAAAGTCATCGACGCGATTTCCAGTATCAACATGCCCTATACCGAACAAAGCAAACAGCATTTAATCCGGGAAGGCGTGCCGGGGCCCCGGATTGTGCTCACAGGCAATCCGATTTATGAGGTCATGAAGCATTTTGAACCTCAAGTGGAGGCCAGCGATGTTCTGGGCCGGCTCGGTCTTGCGCCCGGAGAATATTTCCTGGTTACGACTCACCGCGCCGAGAATGTGGACCGTCCCGAGCATCTGCTGGAAATTATGAAAGGCCTGAACGCCGTAGCTGAAGAATATGGGCTTCCTTTAATTTGCAGCCTGCATCCGCGCACCAAATCGAAGATGGGGAAGGATTTCAACCTCGCCATGCATAAGCTTGTGCAATTTCATGAGCCCTTTGGCTTCTTTGACTTCGTGAAGCTGGAACGCCATGCCAAATGCGCATTGACGGACAGCGGGACGGTGCAGGAGGAATGCTGCATCATGCATGTTCCAACCGTAACCCTGCGCAAGACGACGGAGCGTCCGGAGACGGTGGACTGCGGAAGCAATATCGTTTCGGGGCTGGACGCCCAAGCCATCGCCAAGGCGGTACGGATCATGACGGCAAGCGATACGGACTGGGAAGTTCCCGGCGGCTATTTGACCGAGCATGTATCGCAGAAGGTAGTCAAATTTTTGCTTGGAGGGAAAATGCATGTTTAA
- a CDS encoding glycosyltransferase, with protein sequence MANQAKLLLFSHVSNTESITGAEKMLLHLALKLSAYFQCVLVAPQAGELTRRAAQYGIRTIPCRYPLVYEMYIPGPNLPQVVENLTETAEFQHLTALIQAEQADVILTNTCVNVLPAVAASRLGIPVVWNITEAIVHTAYFGHALQLIDSLSDRVMAISGTVMSRLQGGIPEEKLGLIYPSWEWSDYHPGRWGRLRADKRSELGVGPGHRLIGFISSFLTEEKGFGHFIDTALELCKERSDLRFLVIGQRNDRSFYKSCLDKLNETKYFARFNFIPYEKSVEAAYCAMDILVIPSLMPEGFGLTALEGMIHGKLTAAYEAGGLGEVLGACGFGSYLSEMGNREQLTVQVKALLELPEEAASSLSAAAREQAEIHFGPAAFSERLRSEVLAWAVRRPDRLYVNEADEGRIWSSIGGPGTMDTAAAYAEEPAPAASSPIQGRKRRRLRRLRFKHGSAKAKRRSRNGGGSKRSGAVRRRLSGRVTASRRKKRGGPKRSGAARKKRGAIGARRRTKR encoded by the coding sequence ATGGCCAATCAAGCGAAGCTGCTGCTATTCTCACATGTCAGCAATACTGAAAGCATTACCGGGGCGGAGAAGATGCTGCTGCATCTGGCCCTGAAATTATCGGCCTATTTCCAGTGTGTGTTGGTTGCTCCGCAGGCGGGAGAATTGACACGTCGGGCTGCCCAATACGGTATCCGTACGATTCCATGCCGCTACCCGCTTGTTTATGAGATGTATATCCCTGGTCCAAATCTGCCGCAGGTAGTAGAGAACCTGACGGAAACGGCTGAATTTCAGCATTTGACAGCGCTCATCCAGGCTGAACAGGCCGATGTGATCCTGACCAATACCTGCGTGAATGTGCTTCCTGCCGTTGCTGCTTCCCGGCTTGGAATTCCGGTCGTCTGGAATATAACGGAAGCCATTGTTCACACCGCTTACTTCGGCCATGCGCTGCAGCTCATCGACAGCCTGAGTGATCGGGTGATGGCGATTTCCGGAACGGTCATGTCCCGGCTCCAGGGAGGGATTCCCGAAGAGAAGCTTGGTCTCATCTATCCTTCCTGGGAATGGTCCGACTATCATCCGGGCCGCTGGGGCCGTCTGCGGGCAGACAAACGGTCGGAGCTGGGAGTAGGTCCCGGACACCGGCTGATCGGCTTCATCTCCTCTTTTCTGACCGAAGAGAAGGGGTTTGGACATTTCATTGATACCGCGCTTGAACTGTGTAAGGAGCGCTCCGACCTGCGTTTCCTGGTCATCGGACAGCGGAACGACAGAAGCTTCTACAAAAGCTGTCTCGATAAGCTGAACGAAACCAAATATTTTGCCAGATTCAACTTTATCCCTTATGAAAAATCCGTCGAGGCCGCCTATTGCGCCATGGATATTCTCGTGATCCCGAGCCTCATGCCGGAAGGCTTTGGCCTAACGGCGCTTGAAGGCATGATCCACGGAAAGCTGACTGCCGCTTATGAAGCAGGGGGACTCGGGGAAGTGCTGGGCGCCTGCGGCTTTGGCTCCTATTTGTCAGAGATGGGGAACAGGGAGCAGCTGACCGTCCAAGTCAAAGCGCTGCTAGAGCTTCCGGAGGAAGCGGCGTCTTCGTTATCGGCCGCTGCGAGGGAGCAGGCCGAGATTCATTTTGGACCTGCCGCCTTCTCCGAACGGCTTCGTTCCGAGGTTCTGGCCTGGGCGGTACGGCGTCCGGACCGCCTGTATGTAAATGAAGCGGATGAGGGGCGTATCTGGTCTTCCATAGGCGGCCCGGGGACGATGGATACAGCCGCCGCTTACGCCGAAGAACCTGCTCCAGCCGCTTCATCGCCGATCCAGGGCCGCAAACGCCGCCGCTTACGCCGTTTGCGCTTCAAACATGGAAGCGCAAAGGCAAAGCGCAGAAGCCGAAATGGCGGCGGAAGCAAGAGAAGCGGCGCGGTAAGAAGGCGGCTATCCGGACGCGTTACCGCATCCCGCCGCAAGAAGCGCGGAGGGCCGAAGAGATCCGGTGCTGCCAGAAAGAAGCGCGGAGCCATCGGCGCAAGGCGCCGGACCAAGCGTTGA
- a CDS encoding CgeB family protein yields the protein MVKVQRLKSRARKKSVPVYSSHAAETAKHEGRSAGLRAGFEEGYLRGRMDVIASQPQTVFPLRNIHVMYVSSGKGFPYSPFDEGMVETLRSLAASVTPAMPNQPVAQLAAEHHPDLVMVFDGLEMPTDQIDAIRAMGIPTAVWLTDDPYYTDMTSQLTLHYDYVFTLELNCVEYYRQLGCPNVYYLPFGVYPGHFRPLRDRAPEPRTVSFVGSAYWNRVHFFQPIIDDLMKRGMRINGIWWDRLVEAGSYADRIEQGTWLGPQDTAVVYSSSKISLNMHRSYDDDSVNNNTLKITAVSPNPRTFEIAASGSLQLVDARNDLARFYTPGVEIDTYASQDELLSKIDFYLTHEAERREMVLRALERTMREHTYSHRLNELLTHIFG from the coding sequence ATGGTGAAAGTTCAACGCTTGAAAAGCAGAGCAAGGAAAAAAAGTGTACCGGTTTACTCCTCCCACGCCGCTGAGACCGCCAAACACGAAGGAAGAAGCGCCGGTTTGCGGGCGGGGTTTGAGGAGGGATATCTGCGCGGGCGCATGGATGTTATTGCAAGCCAGCCCCAGACCGTATTTCCGCTGCGCAATATCCATGTGATGTATGTCAGCTCAGGCAAAGGGTTCCCGTATTCGCCGTTTGATGAAGGGATGGTCGAAACGCTGCGTTCACTGGCTGCCTCGGTTACCCCGGCGATGCCAAACCAGCCGGTAGCCCAGCTTGCGGCCGAACACCATCCTGATCTGGTTATGGTGTTCGACGGGCTGGAAATGCCTACCGACCAAATTGATGCGATCCGGGCCATGGGAATTCCTACAGCGGTATGGCTGACAGACGATCCTTATTATACCGATATGACGTCCCAGCTGACTTTGCATTATGACTATGTGTTTACCCTTGAGCTGAACTGTGTGGAATATTACCGGCAGCTGGGCTGTCCCAATGTTTATTATCTCCCGTTCGGGGTCTATCCGGGACATTTCCGTCCGCTGCGCGACCGGGCACCGGAACCCCGCACCGTCAGTTTTGTCGGCAGCGCCTATTGGAATCGGGTGCATTTCTTTCAACCTATCATCGATGATCTGATGAAACGGGGAATGCGGATCAATGGGATCTGGTGGGACCGTCTGGTAGAGGCTGGTTCTTACGCGGACCGGATTGAACAAGGAACCTGGCTTGGGCCTCAAGATACCGCAGTCGTATACAGCAGCAGCAAAATCTCGCTTAATATGCACCGTTCTTATGACGACGACAGCGTAAACAACAATACTTTGAAAATAACTGCTGTCTCCCCGAATCCCCGGACCTTTGAAATTGCGGCCAGCGGATCTCTGCAGCTTGTAGATGCCCGTAACGATCTGGCCCGCTTCTATACGCCGGGAGTGGAAATCGACACCTACGCCTCACAGGATGAACTTCTTTCCAAAATCGACTTTTATTTAACACACGAGGCAGAGCGCCGCGAAATGGTTCTGCGTGCGCTGGAACGCACCATGCGGGAGCATACGTACAGCCATCGTCTGAATGAGCTCTTAACGCATATCTTCGGCTAA
- a CDS encoding CgeB family protein, protein MCAVNKSNQQAQENAFRQGRMEGYRLGGCRAVMERTTPSGPAGSPLRIMYVPQGFASIDHGLTEALKQSAAEFIVAGPAEMLDTAQSWRPDLVLVLNALHVFPPEHAAHVDQLRSWGIRTAVWFVDDPYFTEFTLDLARHFDYVFTHEKSCVPYYEAGGCKEVHYLPLAADLELFAPVETPRSYQSDVCFIGNGFWNRVALMDELAPYLSTKKVVVVGSFWDRLSHYDLLRPFIRDGWANPTETRFYYNGAKVVINLHRPAEYGMDNHNTAGLPGHSINPRTYEIAACGTLQLTDIREDLHEYYRPGYDIETYGSAGELRDKIEYYLSHEAERAQIAWRSLWTTRQRHSYKDRIALLLSYIQ, encoded by the coding sequence ATGTGTGCCGTGAACAAATCTAATCAGCAAGCCCAAGAGAACGCGTTCCGGCAAGGCAGGATGGAGGGCTACAGGCTTGGAGGCTGCCGTGCAGTCATGGAGAGGACGACACCTTCAGGGCCGGCGGGAAGTCCCTTGCGCATTATGTATGTGCCTCAGGGGTTTGCGTCCATCGACCATGGATTAACGGAAGCCCTGAAGCAAAGCGCCGCAGAATTCATTGTGGCGGGACCGGCTGAAATGCTGGACACCGCACAAAGCTGGAGACCTGATCTGGTGCTGGTACTGAATGCTCTGCATGTCTTCCCCCCGGAGCATGCCGCCCACGTCGATCAGCTCCGGTCCTGGGGAATCCGAACGGCCGTGTGGTTCGTGGACGATCCTTATTTCACCGAATTCACCCTGGATCTTGCCCGGCACTTTGATTATGTCTTTACTCATGAAAAATCTTGTGTGCCCTATTATGAGGCCGGAGGCTGCAAAGAGGTGCATTATTTACCGCTGGCCGCGGATCTTGAGCTGTTCGCCCCGGTTGAAACTCCCCGTTCCTACCAGTCGGATGTTTGTTTTATAGGCAATGGCTTCTGGAACCGGGTGGCTTTAATGGATGAGCTAGCCCCTTATCTGTCTACCAAAAAGGTGGTTGTGGTCGGCTCCTTTTGGGACCGTTTGAGCCATTATGATCTGCTTCGGCCTTTCATCAGGGACGGCTGGGCAAATCCGACTGAAACCCGGTTCTATTATAACGGTGCCAAAGTAGTCATTAATCTCCATCGCCCTGCAGAGTACGGGATGGATAATCACAACACCGCGGGGCTTCCAGGGCATTCTATCAACCCCAGAACCTATGAAATTGCCGCCTGCGGAACCCTGCAGCTGACGGATATTCGCGAGGATCTGCATGAGTACTACCGTCCCGGTTATGACATCGAAACTTATGGCTCGGCCGGGGAGCTGCGTGACAAAATCGAATATTACCTGAGTCATGAGGCAGAGCGGGCACAAATCGCCTGGAGATCTCTTTGGACGACCAGACAACGTCATTCCTATAAGGATCGAATTGCTCTTCTGCTGTCTTACATTCAGTAA
- a CDS encoding response regulator transcription factor, whose protein sequence is MLKVLIVDDEPFNLYGLVSNIDWQELGYEAPVTSESGEEAMELLKETAFDVLISDVSMPGMNGIELVAGARKLYPHLQVLMISGYNEFEFVQDAIHVGAQAYVLKPLKLEEVTGRLKTFQSTLEKMRRVVEQTNELEKKVSGSMRLIKERFVLDLITQGAQETVFSWEGLLDVPELTEGFQLIVFSLDAYLSSGKTAKDRMLIGTGFKQAVEISLNDVEAIYLAHVTPDEYVALHLNPAPQDRVYVEKQLPFVQSLMEEQYGASVTVGCSRTGSSWEEVDLCYREIKFAMAEARLIADGQIVRYEGGNPKEFKDYRLREELMPNLLKLMEQGETSAVAVYLNRVLDVLLLREAASFSYVQAFGMSFLSELIRKLKRQEEPGGETNMVMWRRMLDCGSAEQIIGLITEYVDGYMQVEKKRHHQQHHQQHNLIRRIAAFIEEQLQENWTVKQLAEQFSLNASYLSVLFKREMGKTISEFIQETRIQRARKLLQDPNIKVYEVAEQVGLQTTAYFTYLFKKTVGRTPQEYRDYHYDANDG, encoded by the coding sequence ATGCTCAAAGTGCTCATTGTTGATGACGAACCATTTAATCTGTATGGACTGGTCAGCAATATCGATTGGCAGGAACTCGGCTATGAGGCTCCCGTTACCAGTGAATCCGGGGAAGAGGCGATGGAACTGCTGAAAGAGACAGCCTTTGACGTGCTGATCTCCGACGTTTCCATGCCCGGGATGAACGGGATTGAGCTTGTGGCCGGAGCCAGGAAGCTGTATCCGCACCTTCAGGTTCTGATGATCAGCGGCTACAACGAATTCGAATTTGTCCAGGATGCCATTCATGTCGGCGCTCAGGCCTACGTACTGAAACCGCTGAAGCTGGAGGAGGTAACTGGCAGACTGAAAACTTTTCAATCCACGCTGGAGAAAATGCGGCGAGTCGTCGAACAGACAAACGAACTGGAGAAGAAAGTGTCCGGCAGCATGAGGCTGATTAAGGAACGTTTCGTGCTGGACCTGATCACGCAAGGCGCGCAGGAAACCGTATTTTCCTGGGAAGGCCTGCTGGACGTCCCTGAGCTCACTGAAGGGTTCCAATTGATCGTGTTTTCGCTGGATGCCTATTTATCCTCCGGCAAGACAGCCAAAGACCGGATGCTGATCGGGACCGGCTTCAAGCAAGCGGTGGAGATCAGCCTGAACGATGTGGAAGCCATTTACCTGGCCCATGTCACTCCGGACGAATATGTGGCCCTGCACCTGAATCCGGCCCCGCAGGACCGGGTATATGTGGAGAAGCAGTTGCCGTTCGTTCAGAGTCTGATGGAAGAGCAGTATGGCGCTTCTGTTACCGTGGGGTGCAGCCGCACGGGGAGCTCCTGGGAGGAAGTGGATTTATGCTACAGGGAGATCAAATTTGCGATGGCCGAAGCGCGCCTGATCGCGGACGGCCAGATCGTCCGGTACGAGGGCGGCAACCCGAAAGAATTCAAGGACTACCGGCTGCGCGAGGAATTAATGCCGAACCTGCTGAAGCTGATGGAGCAGGGAGAAACCTCCGCCGTCGCCGTCTATTTGAACCGGGTGCTGGATGTTCTGCTGCTTCGGGAAGCGGCGTCGTTTTCTTACGTGCAGGCTTTCGGCATGAGCTTTCTCAGCGAGCTGATCCGGAAGCTGAAGCGGCAGGAAGAGCCAGGCGGGGAGACCAATATGGTCATGTGGAGAAGGATGCTGGACTGCGGCAGTGCCGAGCAGATTATCGGCTTAATCACCGAATACGTGGATGGCTACATGCAGGTCGAGAAGAAGCGGCACCACCAGCAGCATCATCAGCAGCACAATCTCATTCGCCGGATTGCGGCCTTCATTGAAGAGCAGCTGCAGGAGAACTGGACGGTCAAGCAGCTTGCGGAGCAGTTCAGCCTGAATGCCAGCTATTTGAGCGTGTTGTTCAAACGCGAGATGGGCAAAACGATCTCCGAATTTATACAGGAAACCCGGATTCAGCGGGCTCGCAAATTATTGCAGGACCCGAATATTAAAGTGTACGAGGTTGCGGAACAGGTCGGCCTGCAGACGACAGCTTATTTTACGTACCTGTTCAAGAAAACGGTCGGCCGTACCCCTCAGGAATACCGGGACTATCATTATGATGCAAATGACGGCTGA